One region of Gossypium raimondii isolate GPD5lz chromosome 6, ASM2569854v1, whole genome shotgun sequence genomic DNA includes:
- the LOC105771503 gene encoding transcription factor HEC2 has translation MEIDHLKSATTQDQMETMMMQAEYNIYNDVVQLPLASPSTFVESPPFITGSTPGQPPSTAVCPGLLKKNSMGAMREMIFRIAAMQPIHIDPESVKPPKRRNVKISKDPQSVAARHRRERISERIRILQRLVPGGTKMDTASMLDEAIHYVKFLKTQVQSLERAAAVGGGGIGFPLGMSNGESFFSMGKGFQLHQNDGVQQFGDV, from the coding sequence aTGGAAATTGATCATTTAAAGTCTGCAACAACACAAGACCAGATGGAGACGATGATGATGCAAGCGGAGTATAATATCTACAACGACGTCGTTCAATTACCCCTTGCAAGTCCAAGCACTTTCGTCGAAAGCCCACCATTTATCACCGGTTCAACGCCGGGTCAACCACCGTCCACCGCCGTTTGTCCCGGTTTACTGAAGAAGAATTCGATGGGTGCAATGAGGGAAATGATATTCCGAATAGCAGCAATGCAACCGATACATATAGACCCTGAATCCGTCAAACCACCGAAGAGACGGAACGTGAAGATATCTAAAGACCCACAAAGTGTAGCGGCGAGGCACCGGCGAGAAAGGATCAGTGAGAGAATAAGGATATTGCAAAGATTGGTCCCTGGTGGGACAAAAATGGATACCGCTTCAATGTTGGATGAAGCTATTCATTACGTTAAGTTCTTGAAAACACAAGTGCAATCATTGGAAAGAGCTGCCGCCGTTGGCGGTGGTGGGATAGGGTTTCCTTTAGGTATGTCAAATGGTGAGAGTTTTTTTAGCATGGGGAAAGGGTTTCAATTGCATCAAAATGATGGTGTTCAACAATTTGGAGATGTTTAG